Proteins from a genomic interval of Phocoena phocoena chromosome 20, mPhoPho1.1, whole genome shotgun sequence:
- the CIC gene encoding protein capicua homolog isoform X5, which yields MYSAHRPLVPASGAASRGLGMFVWTNVEPRSVAVFPWHSLVPFLAPSQPDPSVQPSEAQQPASHLVASNQSKEPAESAAVAHEQPPGGTGNADPGRPPGATCPESPGPGPPHTLGVVEPGKGPLPTTEEEAPGPPGEPRLDSETESDHDDAFLSIMSPEIQLPLPPGKRRTQSLSALPKERDSSSEKDGRSPNKREKDHIRRPMNAFMIFSKRHRALVHQRHPNQDNRTVSKILGEWWYALGPKEKQKYHDLAFQVKEAHFKAHPDWKWCNKDRKKSSSEAKPTSLGLAGGHKEPRERSMSETGTAAAPGVSSELLSVTAQTLLSSDTKAPGSSSCGAERLHTVGGPGSARPRAFSHSGVHSLDGGEVDSQALQELTQMVSGPASYSGPKPSTQYGAPGPFAAPGEGGTLAASGRPPLLPTRASRSQRAASEDMTSDEERMVICEEEGDDDVIADDGFSTTDIDLKCKERVTDSESGDSSGEDPEGSKGFGRKVFSPVIRSSFTHCRPSLDPEPPGPPDPPAGFGKGYGPTPSSSSSPASSSASAATSFPLGSGTFKAQESGQGSTTGPLRPPPPGTGGPATPKATRFLPTDPATFRRKRPESVGGLEPPGPSVIAAPPSGGGSVLQTLVLPSNKEEREGSGARMPSAPAPSLAYGAPAAPLSRPAATMVTNVVRPVSSTPVPIASKPFPTSGRAEASPNDTAGARTETVAGSRAPGGSPLGVSLVYSDKKSGAATSTASHLVAGPLLGTVGKAPATVTNLLVGAPGYGAPAPPAVQFIAQGGPGSGTAAGSGAGAGSGPNGPMPLGILQPGPLGKAGGITQVQYILPTLPQQLQVAPAPVPAPGTKVAAPSGPAPTTSIRFTLPPGTSTNGKVLAATAPTPGIPILQSVPSAPPPKAQSVSPVQAPPPGGSAQLLPGKVLVPLATPSMSVRGGGAGQPLPLVSPPFSVPVQNGAQPPSKIIQLTPVPVSTPGGLVPPLSPATLPGPASQPQKVLLPSSTRITYVQSAGGHALPLGTSPASSQAGTVTSYGPTSSVALGFTSLGPSGPAFVQPLLSGQAPLLAPGQVGVSPVPSPQLPPTCAAPSGPVITAFYPGSPVPTSSAPLAQPSQAPPGLVYTVATNTTPPAATILPKGPPAPATATPAPTSPFPSATAGSMTYSLVAPKAQRPTPKAPQKVKAAIASIPVGSFEAGAPGRPGPASRQPLEPGPAREPPASESELEGRPTTPAPPLPPETWAPPARCSPPPPPPAEERTSAKGPETVASKFPSSSSDWRVPGLGLESRGEPPTPPSPAPAPAPAPGSSGSSSEGSSGRAAGDTPERKEAASAGKKVKVRPPPLKKTFDSVDNRVLSEVDFEERFAELPEFRPEEVLPSPTLQSLATSPRAILGSYRKKRKNSTDLDSAPEDPTSPKRKMRRRSSCSSEPNTPKSAKCEGDIFTFDRTEAEDVLGELEYEKVPYSSLRRTLDQRRALVMQLFQDHGFFPSAQATAAFQARYADIFPSKVCLQLKIREVRQKIMQAATPTEQPPGAEAPLPGPPPTVTAAAPVPTPSPAGGPDPTSPGSDSGTAPAAPPLPPPPEPGPGQPGWEGPPQPSPPPSGPSTAATGR from the exons ATGTACTCAGCCCACAGGCCCCTGGTGCCCGCGTCCGGCGCGGCCTCCCGTGGCCTCGGCATGTTCG TATGGACGAACGTGGAACCTCGCTCTGTGGCCGTGTTCCCCTGGCATTCCTTAGTCCCCTTCCTGGCCCCCAGCCAGCCTGACCCCTCCGTGCAGCCAAGTGAGGCCCAGCAACCTGCTAGCCACCTAGTGGCCTCCAACCAGAGCAAAG AACCTGCTGAGTCGGCAGCTGTTGCTCACGAGCAGCCACCAGGCGGGACGGGGAATGCTGACCCTGGGCGGCCCCCTGGAGCTACATGCCCTGAGAGCCCAGGGCCCGGACCCCCCCACACTTTGGGGGTGGTGGAACCTGGAAAGGGCCCCCTTCCCACGACGGAGGAGGAGGCCCCTGGTCCTCCAGGAGAGCCCCGGCTGGACAGTGAGACAGAGAGTGACCACGACGATGC CTTCCTCTCCATCATGTCTCCTGAGATCCAGTTGCCTCTGCCTCCTGGGAAACGCCGGACACAGTCCCTCAGCGCCCTGCCCAAGGAACGAGACTCATCTTCAGAGAAGGATGGACGCAGCCCCAACAAG AGGGAGAAGGACCATATCCGGCGGCCCATGAACGCCTTCATGATCTTCAGCAAGCGGCACCGGGCCCTGGTCCACCAGCGTCACCCCAACCAGGACAACCGGACCGTCAGTAAGATCCTGGGCGAGTGGTGGTACGCTCTGGGGCCCAAGGAGAAGCAGAAGTACCACGACCTGGCCTTCCAG GTGAAAGAGGCCCACTTTAAGGCCCACCCAGACTGGAAGTGGTGCAACAAGGACCGGAAGAAGTCCAGCTCAGAGGCCAAGCCTACAAGCCTGGGGCTGGCAGGGGGGCACAAGGAGCCAAGGGAGCGGAGCATGTCGGAGACAGGCACCGCCGCTGCCCCTGGAG TGTCCTCGGAGCTCCTGTCCGTCACAGCCCAGACGCTCTTGAGCTCGGACACCAAGGCTCCGGGGAGCAGCTCCTGTGGGGCAGAACGTCTGCACACAGTCGGCGGACCTGGCTCAGCCCGGCCCCGAGCCTTCTCCCACAGCGGGGTCCACAGCCTGGATGGCGGGGAAGTAGACAGCCAGGCACTACAGGAACTGACTCAG ATGGTTTCTGGCCCTGCATCCTACTCTGGCCCAAAGCCTTCCACCCAGTATGGGGCTCCAGGCCCCTTTGCGGCCCCCGGTGAGGGAGGCACTCTGGCAGCCAGTGGGCGGCCCCCACTGCTGCCCACCCGGGCCTCCCGTTCCCAGCGTGCAGCCAGTGAGGACATGACCAGTGACGAGGAACGCATGGTCatctgtgaggaggaaggggATGATGATGTCATTG CTGACGATGGCTTCAGCACCACTGACATTGACCTCAAGTGCAAGGAGCGGGTGACCGACAGCGAGAGCGGAGACAGCTCTGGGGAGGACCCAGAGGGCAGCAAG GGATTTGGTCGGAAGGTGTTCTCGCCTGTGATCCGTTCCTCCTTTACTCACTGCCGTCCATCGCTGGACCCTGAGCCCCCAGGGCCCCCAGATCCACCTGCCGGCTTCGGCAAAGGCTACGGGCCCACCCCATCCTCCTCGTCCTCGCCTGCCTCCTCCTCGGCCTCAGCAGCCACCTCCTTCCCGCTGGGCTCAGGGACCTTCAAGGCCCAGGAGTCAGGTCAGGGCAGCACAACAGGTCCCCTACGGCCCCCACCCCCTGGAACTGGGGGCCCAGCAACGCCTAAGGCCACCCGGTTTCTCCCCACGGATCCTGCCACCTTCCGGCGCAAGAGACCTGAAAGTGTGGGGGGCCTGGAGCCACCAGGCCCCTCAGTCATTGCGGCACCTCCCAGCGGGGGAGGAAGTGTTCTGCAGACACTGGTCCTGCCCTCAAATAAGGAGGAACGGGAGGGCAGTGGAGCTCGCATGCCCTCGGCCCCAGCCCCGTCGCTGGCCTATGGGGCCCCAGCAGCCCCCCTGTCCCGCCCGGCCGCCACCATGGTCACCAATGTGGTGCGGCCTGTCAGCAGCACTCCTGTGCCCATCGCCTCTAAGCCTTTCCCCACTTCTGGCCGGGCAGAAGCGTCTCCAAATGACACGGCCGGTGCCAGGACTGAGACAGTCGCTGGGTCCCGGGCACCTGGGGGCTCCCCGCTGGGCGTCAGCTTAGTGTATTCAGACAAGAAGTCGGGAGCAGCCACCTCAACAGCCTCACATCTGGTGGCTGGACCCCTACTGGGCACTGTGGGGAAGGCACCTGCCACTGTCACCAACCTGCTGGTGGGCGCCCCGGGCTATGGGGCCCCAGCGCCCCCAGCTGTCCAGTTCATTGCCCAGGGGGGCCCTGGCAGCGGGACGGCTGCGGGCTCAGGAGCAGGTGCTGGGAGTGGGCCCAATGGGCCAATGCCCCTGGGCATCCTGCAGCCAGGTCCCCTGGGCAAGGCTGGGGGAATCACCCAGGTGCAGTATATTCTGCCCACGCTGCCCCAGCAACTTCAAGTGGCGCCTGCCCCAGTACCAGCCCCTGGGACCAAGGTAGCGGCTCCCAGCGGTCCTGCACCCACCACCAGCATCCGTTTCACCCTCCCGCCGGGCACCTCCACCAACGGCAAAGTCCTGGCTGCCACCGCACCCACTCCTGGCATCCCCATCCTGCAGTCCGTaccctccgccccgcccccgaaag CCCAGTCAGTTTCTCCTGTGCAGGCCCCGCCCCCGGGTGGCTCAGCCCAGCTGCTACCTGGGAAGGTACTAGTGCCCTTGGCCACCCCTAGCATGTCAGTGCGGGGAGGAGGGGCCGGCCAGCCGCTGCCCCTGGTGAGCCCACCCTTCTCAGTACCTGTGCAGAACGGTGCTCAGCCACCCAGCAAG ATCATCCAGCTAACTCCGGTGCCTGTGAGCACACCCGGCGGCCTGGTGCCGCCCCTCAGCCCGGCCACGCTCCCCGGACCCGCCTCTCAGCCTCAGAAGGTTCTGCTGCCCTCCTCTACCAG GATCACCTACGTGCAGTCAGCAGGCGGGCATGCGCTGCCCCTGGGTACCAGTCCTGCATCCAGTCAGGCTGGAACAGTCACCTCGTACGGACCCACGAGCTCAGTAGCCCTAGGCTTCACCTCGCTGGGGCCCAGCGGCCCCGCCTTCGTGCAGCCCCTGCTTTCAG GCCAAGCCCCATTGCTGGCTCCTGGCCAGGTGGGCGTGTCACCCgtgcccagcccccagctgccTCCCACCTGCGCAGCCCCCAGTGGTCCCGTCATCACAGCGTTTTACCCTGGCAGCCCCGTACCCACCTCCTCAGCACCCCTGGCCCAGCCATCCCAGGCTCCCCCAGGCCTGGTCTACACCGTGGCCACCAACACCACCCCACCTGCTGCCACCATCCTGCCCAAGGGCCCACCGGCCCCTGCCACTGCCACCCCGGCCCCCACCAGCCCTTTTCCTAGTGCCACAG CAGGCTCCATGACCTACAGTTTAGTGGCCCCCAAGGCCCAGCGGCCCACCCCCAAGGCCCCCCAGAAAGTGAAGGCGGCCATCGCCAGCATTCCTGTGGGCTCCTTTGAGGCAGGTGCCCCTGGGCGGCCAGGCCCTGCGTCCCGACAGCCGTTGGAGCCCGGCCCAGCTCGTGAGCCCCCTGCATCCGAGTCAGAGCTTGAGGGGCGGCCAACAACACCAGCCCCTCCACTGCCCCCAGAGACCTGGGCTCCCCCGGCCCGGTGCAGTCCCCCGCCGCCCCCACCTGCTGAGGAGCGGACCAGTGCCAAGGGCCCTGAGACCGTG GCCAGCAAATTCCCCAGCTCATCTTCAGACTGGCGTGTCCCCGGGCTGGGCCTGGAGAGCCGAGGGGagcctcccacccctcccagcccGGCCCcggctccagccccagcccctggtagcagcggcagcagcagtgaGGGCAGCAGTGGGAGGGCAGCTGGGGACACCCCCGAGCGCAAGGAGGCGGCTAGTGCCGGCAAGAAGGTCAAGGTGCGGCCCCCGCCCCTGAAGAAGACCTTTGACTCTGTGGACAA CAGGGTCCTGTCAGAGGTGGACTTCGAAGAGCGCTTTGCTGAGCTGCCCGAGTTTCGGCCTGAGGAGGTGTTGCCCTCGCCCACCCTGCAGTCTCTGGCCACCTCACCCCGGGCCATCCTGGGCTCCTACCGCAAGAAGAGGAAGAACTCCACTG ACCTGGACTCAGCCCCTGAGGACCCCACCTCGCCCAAGCGTAAGATGAGGAGACGCTCCAGTTGCAGCTCGGAGCCCAACACCCCCAAGAGTGCCAAGTGCGAGGGGGACATCTTCACTTTTGACC GTACAGAAGCTGAGGATGTGCTCGGGGAGCTGGAATACGAGAAGGTGCCATACTCGTCGCTGCGGCGCACCCTGGACCAGCGCCGGGCCCTCGTCATGCAGCTCTTCCAGGACCATGGCTTCTTCCCATCAG CCCAGGCCACGGCAGCCTTCCAGGCCCGCTACGCAGACATCTTCCCCTCTAAGGTCTGTCTGCAGCTGAAGATCCGTGAGGTGCGCCAGAAGATCATGCAGGCGGCCACTCCCACGGAGCAGCCCCCGGGAGCCGAGGCCCCCCTCCCTGGACCGCCCCCCACTGTCACTGCTGCTGCCCctgtccccactcccagccctgctgGGGGCCCTGACCCCACCTCACCTGGCTCGGACTCTGGCACGGCCCCGGCTGCCCCGCCATTGCCTCCGCCCCCAGAGCCGGGGCCCGGACAGCCTGGCTGGGAGGGGCCCCCCCAACCCTCACCACCCCCCTCTGGTCCCTCCACAGCTGCCACAGGCAGGTGA
- the CIC gene encoding protein capicua homolog isoform X6 — protein MYSAHRPLVPASGAASRGLGMFVWTNVEPRSVAVFPWHSLVPFLAPSQPDPSVQPSEAQQPASHLVASNQSKEPAESAAVAHEQPPGGTGNADPGRPPGATCPESPGPGPPHTLGVVEPGKGPLPTTEEEAPGPPGEPRLDSETESDHDDAFLSIMSPEIQLPLPPGKRRTQSLSALPKERDSSSEKDGRSPNKREKDHIRRPMNAFMIFSKRHRALVHQRHPNQDNRTVSKILGEWWYALGPKEKQKYHDLAFQVKEAHFKAHPDWKWCNKDRKKSSSEAKPTSLGLAGGHKEPRERSMSETGTAAAPGVSSELLSVTAQTLLSSDTKAPGSSSCGAERLHTVGGPGSARPRAFSHSGVHSLDGGEVDSQALQELTQMVSGPASYSGPKPSTQYGAPGPFAAPGEGGTLAASGRPPLLPTRASRSQRAASEDMTSDEERMVICEEEGDDDVIADDGFSTTDIDLKCKERVTDSESGDSSGEDPEGSKGFGRKVFSPVIRSSFTHCRPSLDPEPPGPPDPPAGFGKGYGPTPSSSSSPASSSASAATSFPLGSGTFKAQESGQGSTTGPLRPPPPGTGGPATPKATRFLPTDPATFRRKRPESVGGLEPPGPSVIAAPPSGGGSVLQTLVLPSNKEEREGSGARMPSAPAPSLAYGAPAAPLSRPAATMVTNVVRPVSSTPVPIASKPFPTSGRAEASPNDTAGARTETVAGSRAPGGSPLGVSLVYSDKKSGAATSTASHLVAGPLLGTVGKAPATVTNLLVGAPGYGAPAPPAVQFIAQGGPGSGTAAGSGAGAGSGPNGPMPLGILQPGPLGKAGGITQVQYILPTLPQQLQVAPAPVPAPGTKVAAPSGPAPTTSIRFTLPPGTSTNGKVLAATAPTPGIPILQSVPSAPPPKAQSVSPVQAPPPGGSAQLLPGKVLVPLATPSMSVRGGGAGQPLPLVSPPFSVPVQNGAQPPSKIIQLTPVPVSTPGGLVPPLSPATLPGPASQPQKVLLPSSTRITYVQSAGGHALPLGTSPASSQAGTVTSYGPTSSVALGFTSLGPSGPAFVQPLLSGQAPLLAPGQVGVSPVPSPQLPPTCAAPSGPVITAFYPGSPVPTSSAPLAQPSQAPPGLVYTVATNTTPPAATILPKGPPAPATATPAPTSPFPSATAGSMTYSLVAPKAQRPTPKAPQKVKAAIASIPVGSFEAGAPGRPGPASRQPLEPGPAREPPASESELEGRPTTPAPPLPPETWAPPARCSPPPPPPAEERTSAKGPETVASKFPSSSSDWRVPGLGLESRGEPPTPPSPAPAPAPAPGSSGSSSEGSSGRAAGDTPERKEAASAGKKVKVRPPPLKKTFDSVDKVLSEVDFEERFAELPEFRPEEVLPSPTLQSLATSPRAILGSYRKKRKNSTDLDSAPEDPTSPKRKMRRRSSCSSEPNTPKSAKCEGDIFTFDRTEAEDVLGELEYEKVPYSSLRRTLDQRRALVMQLFQDHGFFPSAQATAAFQARYADIFPSKVCLQLKIREVRQKIMQAATPTEQPPGAEAPLPGPPPTVTAAAPVPTPSPAGGPDPTSPGSDSGTAPAAPPLPPPPEPGPGQPGWEGPPQPSPPPSGPSTAATGR, from the exons ATGTACTCAGCCCACAGGCCCCTGGTGCCCGCGTCCGGCGCGGCCTCCCGTGGCCTCGGCATGTTCG TATGGACGAACGTGGAACCTCGCTCTGTGGCCGTGTTCCCCTGGCATTCCTTAGTCCCCTTCCTGGCCCCCAGCCAGCCTGACCCCTCCGTGCAGCCAAGTGAGGCCCAGCAACCTGCTAGCCACCTAGTGGCCTCCAACCAGAGCAAAG AACCTGCTGAGTCGGCAGCTGTTGCTCACGAGCAGCCACCAGGCGGGACGGGGAATGCTGACCCTGGGCGGCCCCCTGGAGCTACATGCCCTGAGAGCCCAGGGCCCGGACCCCCCCACACTTTGGGGGTGGTGGAACCTGGAAAGGGCCCCCTTCCCACGACGGAGGAGGAGGCCCCTGGTCCTCCAGGAGAGCCCCGGCTGGACAGTGAGACAGAGAGTGACCACGACGATGC CTTCCTCTCCATCATGTCTCCTGAGATCCAGTTGCCTCTGCCTCCTGGGAAACGCCGGACACAGTCCCTCAGCGCCCTGCCCAAGGAACGAGACTCATCTTCAGAGAAGGATGGACGCAGCCCCAACAAG AGGGAGAAGGACCATATCCGGCGGCCCATGAACGCCTTCATGATCTTCAGCAAGCGGCACCGGGCCCTGGTCCACCAGCGTCACCCCAACCAGGACAACCGGACCGTCAGTAAGATCCTGGGCGAGTGGTGGTACGCTCTGGGGCCCAAGGAGAAGCAGAAGTACCACGACCTGGCCTTCCAG GTGAAAGAGGCCCACTTTAAGGCCCACCCAGACTGGAAGTGGTGCAACAAGGACCGGAAGAAGTCCAGCTCAGAGGCCAAGCCTACAAGCCTGGGGCTGGCAGGGGGGCACAAGGAGCCAAGGGAGCGGAGCATGTCGGAGACAGGCACCGCCGCTGCCCCTGGAG TGTCCTCGGAGCTCCTGTCCGTCACAGCCCAGACGCTCTTGAGCTCGGACACCAAGGCTCCGGGGAGCAGCTCCTGTGGGGCAGAACGTCTGCACACAGTCGGCGGACCTGGCTCAGCCCGGCCCCGAGCCTTCTCCCACAGCGGGGTCCACAGCCTGGATGGCGGGGAAGTAGACAGCCAGGCACTACAGGAACTGACTCAG ATGGTTTCTGGCCCTGCATCCTACTCTGGCCCAAAGCCTTCCACCCAGTATGGGGCTCCAGGCCCCTTTGCGGCCCCCGGTGAGGGAGGCACTCTGGCAGCCAGTGGGCGGCCCCCACTGCTGCCCACCCGGGCCTCCCGTTCCCAGCGTGCAGCCAGTGAGGACATGACCAGTGACGAGGAACGCATGGTCatctgtgaggaggaaggggATGATGATGTCATTG CTGACGATGGCTTCAGCACCACTGACATTGACCTCAAGTGCAAGGAGCGGGTGACCGACAGCGAGAGCGGAGACAGCTCTGGGGAGGACCCAGAGGGCAGCAAG GGATTTGGTCGGAAGGTGTTCTCGCCTGTGATCCGTTCCTCCTTTACTCACTGCCGTCCATCGCTGGACCCTGAGCCCCCAGGGCCCCCAGATCCACCTGCCGGCTTCGGCAAAGGCTACGGGCCCACCCCATCCTCCTCGTCCTCGCCTGCCTCCTCCTCGGCCTCAGCAGCCACCTCCTTCCCGCTGGGCTCAGGGACCTTCAAGGCCCAGGAGTCAGGTCAGGGCAGCACAACAGGTCCCCTACGGCCCCCACCCCCTGGAACTGGGGGCCCAGCAACGCCTAAGGCCACCCGGTTTCTCCCCACGGATCCTGCCACCTTCCGGCGCAAGAGACCTGAAAGTGTGGGGGGCCTGGAGCCACCAGGCCCCTCAGTCATTGCGGCACCTCCCAGCGGGGGAGGAAGTGTTCTGCAGACACTGGTCCTGCCCTCAAATAAGGAGGAACGGGAGGGCAGTGGAGCTCGCATGCCCTCGGCCCCAGCCCCGTCGCTGGCCTATGGGGCCCCAGCAGCCCCCCTGTCCCGCCCGGCCGCCACCATGGTCACCAATGTGGTGCGGCCTGTCAGCAGCACTCCTGTGCCCATCGCCTCTAAGCCTTTCCCCACTTCTGGCCGGGCAGAAGCGTCTCCAAATGACACGGCCGGTGCCAGGACTGAGACAGTCGCTGGGTCCCGGGCACCTGGGGGCTCCCCGCTGGGCGTCAGCTTAGTGTATTCAGACAAGAAGTCGGGAGCAGCCACCTCAACAGCCTCACATCTGGTGGCTGGACCCCTACTGGGCACTGTGGGGAAGGCACCTGCCACTGTCACCAACCTGCTGGTGGGCGCCCCGGGCTATGGGGCCCCAGCGCCCCCAGCTGTCCAGTTCATTGCCCAGGGGGGCCCTGGCAGCGGGACGGCTGCGGGCTCAGGAGCAGGTGCTGGGAGTGGGCCCAATGGGCCAATGCCCCTGGGCATCCTGCAGCCAGGTCCCCTGGGCAAGGCTGGGGGAATCACCCAGGTGCAGTATATTCTGCCCACGCTGCCCCAGCAACTTCAAGTGGCGCCTGCCCCAGTACCAGCCCCTGGGACCAAGGTAGCGGCTCCCAGCGGTCCTGCACCCACCACCAGCATCCGTTTCACCCTCCCGCCGGGCACCTCCACCAACGGCAAAGTCCTGGCTGCCACCGCACCCACTCCTGGCATCCCCATCCTGCAGTCCGTaccctccgccccgcccccgaaag CCCAGTCAGTTTCTCCTGTGCAGGCCCCGCCCCCGGGTGGCTCAGCCCAGCTGCTACCTGGGAAGGTACTAGTGCCCTTGGCCACCCCTAGCATGTCAGTGCGGGGAGGAGGGGCCGGCCAGCCGCTGCCCCTGGTGAGCCCACCCTTCTCAGTACCTGTGCAGAACGGTGCTCAGCCACCCAGCAAG ATCATCCAGCTAACTCCGGTGCCTGTGAGCACACCCGGCGGCCTGGTGCCGCCCCTCAGCCCGGCCACGCTCCCCGGACCCGCCTCTCAGCCTCAGAAGGTTCTGCTGCCCTCCTCTACCAG GATCACCTACGTGCAGTCAGCAGGCGGGCATGCGCTGCCCCTGGGTACCAGTCCTGCATCCAGTCAGGCTGGAACAGTCACCTCGTACGGACCCACGAGCTCAGTAGCCCTAGGCTTCACCTCGCTGGGGCCCAGCGGCCCCGCCTTCGTGCAGCCCCTGCTTTCAG GCCAAGCCCCATTGCTGGCTCCTGGCCAGGTGGGCGTGTCACCCgtgcccagcccccagctgccTCCCACCTGCGCAGCCCCCAGTGGTCCCGTCATCACAGCGTTTTACCCTGGCAGCCCCGTACCCACCTCCTCAGCACCCCTGGCCCAGCCATCCCAGGCTCCCCCAGGCCTGGTCTACACCGTGGCCACCAACACCACCCCACCTGCTGCCACCATCCTGCCCAAGGGCCCACCGGCCCCTGCCACTGCCACCCCGGCCCCCACCAGCCCTTTTCCTAGTGCCACAG CAGGCTCCATGACCTACAGTTTAGTGGCCCCCAAGGCCCAGCGGCCCACCCCCAAGGCCCCCCAGAAAGTGAAGGCGGCCATCGCCAGCATTCCTGTGGGCTCCTTTGAGGCAGGTGCCCCTGGGCGGCCAGGCCCTGCGTCCCGACAGCCGTTGGAGCCCGGCCCAGCTCGTGAGCCCCCTGCATCCGAGTCAGAGCTTGAGGGGCGGCCAACAACACCAGCCCCTCCACTGCCCCCAGAGACCTGGGCTCCCCCGGCCCGGTGCAGTCCCCCGCCGCCCCCACCTGCTGAGGAGCGGACCAGTGCCAAGGGCCCTGAGACCGTG GCCAGCAAATTCCCCAGCTCATCTTCAGACTGGCGTGTCCCCGGGCTGGGCCTGGAGAGCCGAGGGGagcctcccacccctcccagcccGGCCCcggctccagccccagcccctggtagcagcggcagcagcagtgaGGGCAGCAGTGGGAGGGCAGCTGGGGACACCCCCGAGCGCAAGGAGGCGGCTAGTGCCGGCAAGAAGGTCAAGGTGCGGCCCCCGCCCCTGAAGAAGACCTTTGACTCTGTGGACAA GGTCCTGTCAGAGGTGGACTTCGAAGAGCGCTTTGCTGAGCTGCCCGAGTTTCGGCCTGAGGAGGTGTTGCCCTCGCCCACCCTGCAGTCTCTGGCCACCTCACCCCGGGCCATCCTGGGCTCCTACCGCAAGAAGAGGAAGAACTCCACTG ACCTGGACTCAGCCCCTGAGGACCCCACCTCGCCCAAGCGTAAGATGAGGAGACGCTCCAGTTGCAGCTCGGAGCCCAACACCCCCAAGAGTGCCAAGTGCGAGGGGGACATCTTCACTTTTGACC GTACAGAAGCTGAGGATGTGCTCGGGGAGCTGGAATACGAGAAGGTGCCATACTCGTCGCTGCGGCGCACCCTGGACCAGCGCCGGGCCCTCGTCATGCAGCTCTTCCAGGACCATGGCTTCTTCCCATCAG CCCAGGCCACGGCAGCCTTCCAGGCCCGCTACGCAGACATCTTCCCCTCTAAGGTCTGTCTGCAGCTGAAGATCCGTGAGGTGCGCCAGAAGATCATGCAGGCGGCCACTCCCACGGAGCAGCCCCCGGGAGCCGAGGCCCCCCTCCCTGGACCGCCCCCCACTGTCACTGCTGCTGCCCctgtccccactcccagccctgctgGGGGCCCTGACCCCACCTCACCTGGCTCGGACTCTGGCACGGCCCCGGCTGCCCCGCCATTGCCTCCGCCCCCAGAGCCGGGGCCCGGACAGCCTGGCTGGGAGGGGCCCCCCCAACCCTCACCACCCCCCTCTGGTCCCTCCACAGCTGCCACAGGCAGGTGA